One segment of Pyrococcus sp. ST04 DNA contains the following:
- a CDS encoding 2-oxoacid:acceptor oxidoreductase subunit alpha — MKLPFPVGKADFIQGDEAIARAAILAGCRFYAGYPITPASEIFEAMALYMPLVDGVVIQMEDEIASIAAIIGASWAGVKAMTATSGPGFSLMQENIGYAVMTETPIVVVDVQRGGPSTGQPTLPSQGDIMQAIWGTHGDHSLIVLSPSTVQEAFDFTIRAFNLAEKYRTPVVLLTDAEVGHMRERVYIPNPDEIEIVNRKLPQSEEEAKLPFGDPHGDGIPPMPIFGKGFRTYVTGLTHDERGRPRTVEREVHERLIRRIVEKIEKNKKDIFDYESYELEDADVAIVSTGIVARSALRAVKMLRENGIKAGLLKINTIWPFDFELIERVAEGVEVIYVAEMNLGQLYHLVKEGANGKARVELISKIGGEVHTPMEIIDFVRRDLK, encoded by the coding sequence ATGAAACTCCCTTTTCCAGTTGGTAAAGCTGATTTTATTCAAGGAGATGAGGCAATAGCGAGAGCAGCTATACTGGCGGGGTGTAGGTTTTATGCAGGCTATCCAATAACTCCCGCGAGTGAAATTTTTGAAGCAATGGCCCTTTATATGCCTCTAGTTGATGGAGTCGTAATACAAATGGAAGATGAGATAGCAAGTATAGCTGCAATAATAGGGGCCTCCTGGGCTGGAGTTAAGGCAATGACTGCAACTTCAGGTCCAGGATTCAGCTTGATGCAAGAAAATATCGGATATGCTGTAATGACGGAGACTCCAATTGTTGTTGTGGATGTCCAGAGAGGAGGACCTTCTACTGGTCAACCAACCTTGCCTTCTCAGGGAGACATAATGCAGGCCATATGGGGGACTCATGGTGATCATTCCCTCATAGTGCTTAGCCCTTCAACAGTTCAGGAGGCCTTTGACTTTACCATAAGGGCATTCAATTTAGCTGAGAAGTACAGAACACCTGTAGTGTTACTTACTGATGCAGAAGTTGGACACATGAGAGAAAGAGTATACATTCCAAATCCAGATGAGATTGAGATTGTAAATAGGAAGCTTCCTCAGAGTGAGGAGGAGGCTAAGCTTCCTTTTGGTGATCCTCACGGGGATGGAATCCCACCAATGCCAATATTCGGGAAGGGATTTAGGACTTACGTTACAGGGCTAACTCATGATGAAAGGGGAAGGCCAAGAACCGTTGAGAGGGAGGTCCACGAGAGGCTAATAAGGAGGATAGTTGAGAAAATTGAGAAGAACAAAAAGGATATTTTTGATTATGAGAGCTATGAACTCGAGGATGCGGACGTTGCTATAGTCTCTACTGGAATAGTGGCTAGATCTGCTCTTAGAGCTGTTAAGATGCTGAGGGAAAATGGGATTAAGGCTGGATTGCTTAAGATAAACACAATATGGCCCTTCGATTTTGAGCTAATTGAAAGGGTTGCAGAAGGAGTAGAAGTGATTTACGTTGCCGAGATGAATCTTGGGCAGTTGTACCATCTAGTCAAAGAAGGAGCAAATGGGAAAGCAAGAGTTGAGCTGATAAGTAAAATTGGAGGAGAGGTTCACACTCCAATGGAAATAATTGACTTTGTGAGGAGGGATCTGAAGTGA
- a CDS encoding 2-oxoacid:ferredoxin oxidoreductase subunit gamma gives MQIRFAGIGGQGVVLAGVILGEAAAIEGLKVLQTQDYSSASRGGHSIADVIISNGEIYDLMVTNADVLVALHQLGYETAKSKLKDDGLLIIDTDLVKPDREYVGAPFTRIAEETTGLALTVNMVALGYLIAKTRVVKPESVEKAIRRRVPKGTEEINIKAFRKGLEVGSK, from the coding sequence ATGCAGATAAGGTTTGCAGGAATTGGTGGGCAGGGAGTCGTGCTTGCGGGAGTTATTCTTGGTGAGGCCGCGGCTATCGAAGGACTTAAAGTTCTCCAAACTCAGGATTACAGCTCAGCTTCAAGAGGAGGTCACTCGATAGCTGATGTTATAATCTCTAATGGGGAGATATATGACCTTATGGTTACAAATGCCGATGTTCTAGTTGCCCTCCATCAATTGGGTTATGAAACGGCTAAATCCAAGCTGAAAGATGATGGCCTATTGATAATCGACACAGACCTTGTCAAGCCGGATAGAGAGTATGTGGGTGCACCCTTTACGAGGATAGCTGAAGAAACAACGGGTTTAGCCTTGACTGTTAATATGGTTGCTCTTGGATATCTGATAGCAAAAACTAGAGTAGTAAAACCTGAGAGTGTTGAGAAGGCAATTAGAAGAAGAGTTCCGAAAGGAACCGAAGAGATTAACATAAAGGCATTTAGAAAGGGGCTTGAGGTGGGTTCAAAATGA
- a CDS encoding 2-oxoacid:ferredoxin oxidoreductase subunit beta, whose amino-acid sequence MKKIYSRYPMVKYLRQEALPTALCPGCGGGTVLNAFANAIDQLKIDPRDLVVVSGIGCSAWIASPYFLADTLHTTHGRAIAFATGVKVGLPDKYVVVISGDGDLASIGGNHLIHAARRNIDITVILVNNFIYGMTGGQVAPTTPFGAITTTTPYRNVEHPLKIAETVAAAGASYVARWTTAHVYQLIESIKKALTTKGFSLVEVISQCPVQFGRRNKMKEPAEMLRWFLKNSVPISKAKKMSEEELEGKFVIGEFVHRRRPEFTEELNKLIKEVQEKYVR is encoded by the coding sequence ATGAAGAAGATATATTCCCGTTATCCCATGGTTAAGTACCTAAGGCAGGAAGCCCTTCCAACGGCTCTCTGTCCCGGATGTGGGGGTGGGACTGTTCTGAACGCTTTTGCAAATGCAATTGATCAGCTTAAGATAGATCCTAGAGATCTAGTTGTTGTGAGTGGTATAGGATGTTCGGCTTGGATAGCTTCTCCCTACTTCCTAGCCGACACGCTCCACACGACTCATGGAAGGGCTATAGCATTCGCAACGGGCGTTAAAGTTGGGCTTCCAGATAAGTATGTAGTGGTTATTAGTGGTGACGGCGATTTAGCGAGCATTGGAGGAAACCATTTAATTCATGCGGCGAGAAGGAACATAGACATAACGGTGATTCTTGTCAACAACTTTATCTATGGAATGACTGGTGGTCAAGTTGCTCCAACAACACCTTTTGGGGCAATAACAACTACAACACCTTATAGAAATGTAGAACATCCTCTGAAGATAGCTGAGACTGTTGCAGCGGCTGGGGCCTCTTATGTTGCTAGGTGGACTACGGCCCATGTTTATCAGCTAATAGAGAGCATAAAAAAGGCTCTAACAACTAAGGGGTTCTCTTTGGTTGAGGTAATCTCTCAGTGTCCGGTTCAATTTGGTAGGAGGAATAAAATGAAAGAACCTGCGGAAATGCTTCGCTGGTTCTTAAAGAATAGTGTTCCTATAAGTAAGGCAAAGAAAATGAGCGAGGAAGAGCTTGAAGGTAAATTTGTCATTGGGGAGTTTGTCCATAGAAGAAGGCCTGAATTCACTGAGGAGCTTAATAAATTGATTAAGGAAGTCCAGGAGAAGTATGTGAGGTGA
- a CDS encoding 2-oxoacid:acceptor oxidoreductase subunit alpha, with protein MIIRGDEPEQKELLKKLYKPGNYFMMGDEAIAYGAIFAGCRFYAGYPITPSSEIAETMARELPKVGGYYLQMEDEIASIAAMIGASWTGFKVMTATSGPGFSLMQENLGYAVMTETPLVLVDVQRSGPSTGQATKGAQGDFFQARWGTHGDHPMIAVSPVSVEDAFWETIRAFNIAEKLRTPVVVLFDGILGHTREQIRIPDPDEVEIAYRKLPQSEEEAKLPFGDPHGDGIPPMPLFGHGYFTHVTGSTHKENGLRDVYTPEVHDRLIRRIHRKIEKNRDVYEKYEEYYTEDAEILVVSWGVSARPSLGAVLKARKEGIRVGLFVPKTVHPFPGERMRELGKKVRAILVPEMNLGQMILEVQRFVNDDVLLKGVNKIGGVPLTVEEILREIRGVAI; from the coding sequence ATGATAATTCGAGGAGATGAACCTGAACAAAAAGAACTCTTAAAGAAGCTTTATAAGCCAGGAAATTACTTTATGATGGGAGATGAGGCAATAGCTTATGGAGCAATCTTTGCAGGTTGCAGATTTTACGCTGGTTATCCAATAACACCTTCGAGTGAGATTGCTGAAACAATGGCAAGGGAGCTTCCTAAAGTTGGAGGATATTATCTCCAGATGGAAGATGAAATAGCGAGTATAGCTGCAATGATAGGAGCTTCATGGACAGGGTTTAAGGTAATGACAGCAACTTCAGGTCCTGGATTTAGCCTAATGCAGGAAAACCTTGGATATGCAGTGATGACTGAAACTCCTTTGGTTCTTGTTGATGTTCAAAGAAGTGGTCCATCAACAGGACAGGCTACAAAAGGAGCCCAGGGAGACTTCTTCCAGGCTAGGTGGGGCACTCATGGAGACCATCCAATGATTGCTGTTTCTCCAGTGAGTGTGGAAGATGCATTCTGGGAAACTATAAGAGCGTTCAACATCGCAGAGAAACTTAGAACTCCCGTTGTTGTTTTGTTCGATGGCATCCTTGGTCATACAAGGGAGCAGATAAGAATTCCCGACCCCGATGAGGTTGAGATAGCCTATAGGAAGCTTCCTCAGAGTGAGGAGGAGGCTAAGCTTCCTTTTGGTGATCCTCACGGGGATGGAATCCCACCAATGCCACTTTTTGGGCATGGCTACTTTACTCATGTAACGGGCTCAACCCATAAAGAAAATGGCCTTAGAGATGTATACACTCCTGAAGTCCACGACAGGCTGATAAGAAGAATTCATAGGAAAATAGAGAAAAATCGGGATGTTTACGAGAAATATGAAGAGTATTACACTGAAGATGCAGAAATCTTGGTTGTAAGTTGGGGAGTTTCTGCAAGACCCTCACTTGGGGCCGTTCTTAAGGCAAGAAAAGAGGGAATTAGAGTAGGTCTCTTTGTTCCGAAGACCGTCCATCCTTTCCCAGGTGAGAGAATGAGAGAATTAGGGAAGAAAGTTAGAGCAATTCTTGTTCCTGAAATGAATCTTGGGCAGATGATACTTGAGGTTCAAAGATTCGTCAACGACGATGTTCTTCTAAAGGGTGTTAACAAGATTGGAGGTGTTCCCCTTACCGTTGAAGAAATTCTTAGGGAGATTAGAGGTGTTGCCATATGA
- a CDS encoding 2-oxoglutarate ferredoxin oxidoreductase subunit delta, with the protein MANDETQTQVSKEEYLVIGKAKNVEISVDTFLCKGCGICVELCPRKVFEWSKELSEKGVHYPIPVHAEKCVRCKLCELLCPDFAIAVRW; encoded by the coding sequence ATGGCAAATGACGAAACCCAGACACAGGTTAGTAAAGAGGAATATCTTGTCATAGGGAAGGCCAAAAATGTTGAGATAAGTGTCGATACTTTTCTCTGCAAAGGTTGCGGAATATGCGTAGAGTTATGCCCAAGAAAAGTCTTTGAGTGGAGCAAAGAGCTTAGCGAGAAGGGAGTTCACTACCCAATTCCTGTGCACGCAGAGAAATGTGTGAGATGTAAGCTCTGTGAACTACTCTGTCCAGACTTTGCAATTGCTGTAAGGTGGTAA
- the ftsY gene encoding signal recognition particle-docking protein FtsY, whose translation MFGKLKEKLKSFVKKVEENVEKEEKEAEKKGLLDKILMVEIKERDIDEALDELELELLEADVALEVVDALREKIKEKLVGKKVRIGTDKEKIIEDAVKEAVSEILETSKRIDLLEEIKRSEKPYVIMFVGFNGSGKTTTIAKLAHWLKKNGLSVVIAASDTFRAGAIEQLEEHAKRIGVKVIKHKYGADPAAVAYDAIQHAKARGIDVVLIDTAGRSETNRNLMDEMKKIARVTKPNLVIFVGDALAGNAIVEQARQFNEAVKIDGVILTKLDADARGGAALSISHVIDAPILFVGVGQGYDDLMPFDKTWFLERIFGDMND comes from the coding sequence ATGTTTGGAAAATTAAAGGAAAAGCTCAAGTCATTTGTAAAGAAAGTCGAAGAAAACGTTGAAAAGGAAGAAAAAGAAGCCGAAAAGAAAGGCCTGCTCGATAAAATACTCATGGTAGAAATAAAAGAGAGGGATATTGATGAAGCACTGGATGAGCTTGAGCTCGAATTATTGGAAGCTGATGTCGCACTAGAAGTCGTTGATGCATTGAGAGAAAAGATAAAGGAAAAACTTGTAGGGAAGAAAGTAAGAATCGGAACAGACAAGGAGAAAATAATTGAAGATGCCGTAAAAGAGGCTGTTTCAGAAATTCTTGAGACTTCTAAAAGGATAGACCTTCTCGAAGAAATTAAGAGATCTGAAAAGCCATACGTTATAATGTTTGTAGGCTTCAACGGCTCTGGAAAAACAACTACAATAGCAAAGCTTGCCCACTGGCTTAAGAAAAATGGACTAAGCGTTGTAATAGCTGCAAGCGATACATTTAGAGCTGGAGCAATAGAGCAACTAGAAGAACATGCCAAGAGGATAGGAGTAAAAGTGATAAAGCACAAGTATGGTGCAGATCCAGCTGCTGTTGCTTACGATGCAATACAACATGCAAAGGCAAGAGGAATCGATGTCGTGCTCATAGACACAGCTGGAAGGAGCGAAACTAACAGGAACCTCATGGACGAAATGAAGAAGATTGCAAGAGTTACGAAGCCCAATCTCGTGATATTCGTGGGAGACGCATTAGCTGGAAACGCAATAGTCGAGCAGGCAAGACAATTCAACGAAGCTGTTAAAATAGACGGAGTAATACTTACAAAGCTCGACGCAGATGCAAGAGGTGGTGCTGCTTTAAGTATAAGTCACGTAATAGATGCCCCGATACTCTTCGTTGGAGTTGGCCAAGGTTACGATGACCTTATGCCATTTGACAAAACCTGGTTCCTAGAGAGAATTTTTGGTGATATGAATGATTAA
- a CDS encoding DUF167 family protein: MIKESREGTILQIIVKPNSKETKIEGIDEWRKRIKISVAAPPVGGKANRELVRFLSKLLNTEVKIVRGETSREKDILIKNLKIQEVKEKLGI; encoded by the coding sequence ATGATTAAAGAAAGCAGAGAAGGCACAATCCTTCAGATAATAGTTAAGCCAAACTCAAAAGAAACAAAAATTGAAGGAATAGATGAGTGGAGGAAGAGAATAAAGATTAGCGTTGCAGCACCCCCAGTGGGCGGAAAGGCAAACAGAGAACTAGTAAGATTTCTTTCGAAGCTTTTAAATACAGAGGTTAAAATCGTGAGAGGAGAAACATCAAGAGAAAAAGACATCCTTATTAAGAACCTAAAAATCCAAGAAGTTAAAGAGAAATTAGGAATTTAA
- a CDS encoding metal-dependent hydrolase, producing MVKVKFLGHAAFYIEGSKKILIDPFLSGNPQAAAKPDDFRDVDLILVTHAHGDHLGDAGEIARLSGAKIVAMYDIANYISEKYRGVETIGMNYGPTEVDGVKIIQVPAWHSSSDGKYSIGNACGYIVELDGVKIYHAGDTFVFKDMELFAELYGPIDVALLPIGGHFTMGPREAAKAVELLRPKYVVPMHYNTWPPISADPEEFKKLVGEKAKVVILKPGETLEL from the coding sequence ATGGTGAAGGTGAAGTTCCTTGGACATGCTGCATTTTACATAGAGGGGAGCAAAAAGATACTGATCGACCCATTCTTAAGTGGAAATCCCCAGGCAGCGGCAAAACCAGATGACTTCAGGGATGTTGATTTGATTCTAGTTACTCATGCCCATGGAGATCACCTTGGAGACGCAGGAGAGATAGCGAGGCTTAGCGGGGCTAAGATAGTTGCAATGTATGACATTGCTAACTACATAAGTGAAAAGTACAGAGGAGTTGAGACCATTGGAATGAACTATGGACCTACCGAGGTTGATGGTGTTAAGATCATCCAAGTTCCAGCCTGGCACTCAAGTAGTGACGGGAAGTACAGCATAGGTAATGCCTGTGGCTACATAGTAGAGCTGGATGGTGTTAAGATATACCATGCAGGTGATACCTTCGTTTTCAAAGATATGGAGCTCTTTGCTGAGCTTTACGGCCCTATAGACGTTGCCCTCCTACCTATTGGTGGTCACTTTACAATGGGACCTAGAGAAGCTGCTAAGGCTGTTGAGCTGCTTAGGCCAAAGTATGTTGTTCCAATGCACTACAACACCTGGCCACCTATTTCAGCTGATCCTGAGGAGTTCAAGAAATTAGTTGGAGAAAAGGCAAAGGTTGTTATCTTGAAGCCAGGAGAAACCCTAGAGCTTTAA
- a CDS encoding GTP-binding protein → MPTNVTAEYLAAEEEYRRAKTIPEKIRALEKMYALVPKHKGTEKLRLQIKRRLAELRKELEKQRQQKKGGGYSLAVKKEGAAQIVLVGLPNVGKSELLRALTGVDVESADYPFTTTEPIPAMMKHKDVQIQLVEVPGLLEGAALGKGMGPQLLAVIRNADAIALVIDLTEDPIKQMEILLREFERAGIKVNKRRPRVEIRKTPSGGIVINGAENIKGDINEVMKMLREEKIHSAEITVKEPVTLEEFADALDESLVWRKAIIIANKGDAPGSKENYEKLVKAYGDRFKIVPVSAKKKINLDAVKEALYDVADIIRVFTKSPGEEPAYPPIALRKGATVIDVAERIHKDLVKNFRYARVWGKSVKFPGQRVGPDHVLEDGDIVEIHAR, encoded by the coding sequence ATGCCAACCAACGTTACCGCCGAATACCTCGCCGCAGAGGAGGAATATAGAAGGGCAAAAACGATCCCCGAGAAAATCAGGGCACTTGAGAAAATGTATGCGCTAGTTCCCAAACACAAGGGAACAGAGAAACTGAGACTCCAAATAAAAAGAAGGCTAGCCGAACTCAGGAAAGAGCTAGAAAAACAGAGACAGCAGAAAAAAGGAGGAGGTTATTCACTAGCTGTCAAAAAAGAGGGAGCAGCTCAAATAGTCCTCGTTGGGCTTCCTAACGTTGGAAAGTCAGAACTCCTAAGAGCCCTAACAGGAGTCGATGTTGAGAGTGCAGACTATCCCTTTACAACAACAGAGCCAATTCCAGCAATGATGAAGCATAAGGATGTCCAAATACAACTAGTTGAAGTTCCAGGCCTCTTAGAAGGAGCGGCCTTAGGAAAGGGGATGGGGCCCCAACTGTTAGCAGTCATTAGGAATGCTGATGCAATTGCATTAGTAATAGATCTCACGGAAGACCCCATAAAACAGATGGAAATTCTACTCAGAGAATTTGAAAGGGCAGGTATTAAGGTGAACAAGAGAAGGCCAAGGGTTGAGATAAGAAAAACCCCCAGCGGTGGAATAGTTATCAACGGAGCTGAAAACATAAAGGGAGACATAAATGAAGTCATGAAGATGCTTAGAGAAGAAAAAATACATTCCGCCGAGATTACAGTAAAAGAACCAGTAACTTTGGAGGAATTCGCAGATGCTCTTGATGAAAGCCTTGTTTGGAGAAAAGCTATTATAATAGCAAACAAAGGAGATGCCCCAGGTAGTAAGGAGAATTATGAGAAACTTGTGAAGGCTTATGGAGATAGATTCAAGATAGTCCCAGTCTCTGCAAAGAAGAAGATAAACCTTGATGCCGTGAAAGAGGCTCTCTATGATGTGGCAGATATAATAAGAGTGTTCACTAAAAGTCCAGGGGAAGAACCTGCCTACCCCCCAATTGCCCTCAGAAAAGGGGCTACAGTCATTGATGTTGCCGAAAGAATTCATAAAGATTTAGTGAAAAACTTCAGATACGCAAGAGTTTGGGGAAAAAGTGTAAAGTTTCCCGGCCAAAGAGTTGGCCCCGATCACGTCCTCGAGGATGGGGATATAGTGGAGATCCATGCGAGATAA
- a CDS encoding cell wall-binding repeat-containing protein, translated as MKKVLSLLLSLLVILPMLESFVSAQAENIVILVSDNEADSALAEKVAEILNAKVVVTPWGIYNESVVAEIMSLNPSLVIIIGGPKAVSPQYYDALQSLGISYTPIWGKDRVETSEKVIEFLMKDYPQLFSNVTLVIVYGWDLSGIARLRHLKDKHVIPLFVSKNTNVSINASNILIIETPFSEKFMFRYKEMFHHAPIIKANITPEVANESIKNAEIALERAERIIERNVTSPLVSRLLDKAEDLLNKAKEKFSAGNYVEAYVLALHSKWLAERALSISLTSAYHITISAERKLTMELRLLWTVTLRLEKAGYNVDTIKELLQKAQEALKNRDYVTASRYLEEAKDLLRKIREENHPSPPVHGKVPGRGRRGP; from the coding sequence GTGAAAAAGGTTCTCTCCCTTCTTTTATCTCTACTAGTCATTCTCCCCATGCTCGAGAGCTTTGTCTCTGCACAGGCCGAGAACATAGTCATATTGGTTAGTGACAATGAAGCTGACAGTGCATTGGCCGAGAAAGTTGCTGAAATACTCAATGCAAAAGTTGTAGTAACCCCCTGGGGGATTTACAATGAGAGCGTTGTTGCCGAGATAATGAGCCTGAATCCTTCTCTTGTAATAATAATAGGAGGTCCTAAAGCTGTTTCTCCGCAGTACTATGATGCCCTCCAGAGCCTAGGGATATCTTATACCCCAATCTGGGGAAAAGACAGAGTGGAAACTAGTGAGAAAGTAATTGAATTCCTTATGAAGGATTATCCACAATTATTCTCAAATGTAACTCTAGTAATAGTTTACGGGTGGGATCTTAGTGGTATTGCGAGGCTTAGGCACTTAAAAGATAAGCATGTAATTCCGTTGTTTGTCTCCAAGAACACCAACGTGTCGATCAATGCTTCAAATATTTTGATAATAGAAACACCTTTCTCAGAAAAGTTCATGTTTAGGTATAAGGAGATGTTCCACCATGCTCCTATTATTAAGGCAAACATCACCCCAGAAGTTGCCAACGAGTCAATAAAGAATGCCGAGATAGCATTAGAAAGGGCTGAGAGGATTATTGAAAGAAATGTGACGTCTCCTCTTGTCTCTAGATTGCTGGATAAGGCGGAAGATCTATTGAATAAGGCCAAAGAGAAGTTTTCTGCCGGAAATTATGTTGAGGCCTATGTTTTGGCACTCCACTCAAAGTGGCTTGCTGAGAGGGCTCTTAGCATATCACTAACCTCTGCATATCACATAACGATATCTGCAGAAAGAAAACTTACAATGGAACTGAGACTCCTTTGGACTGTAACGTTAAGGCTTGAGAAAGCTGGATATAATGTCGATACAATAAAAGAGTTACTCCAAAAGGCTCAGGAGGCCTTGAAGAATAGGGATTACGTGACAGCAAGTAGGTACTTAGAAGAAGCCAAGGATCTCTTAAGGAAAATTAGAGAAGAAAACCATCCTTCACCTCCAGTACATGGAAAAGTGCCAGGGCGTGGGAGAAGAGGGCCATGA
- a CDS encoding cell wall-binding repeat-containing protein has protein sequence MRWVGAAGIIVLLIMSIVGLPETQAATQNIVILVSDNEADLTLAQKISDVLNATVVVTKWGVYNDTITAEISELNPDLVIIIGGPLAVVSLYEEELQALGINVTRVGGRDRVETSEKAVELILQMYPELAENLTLALAYGWDYAAMMQIRNQSGVIPLLVKNDTLNMTIASKFRNVEIVRSRFSEKVMERVREKVGNVSREIFVNITAERAEDVIKVAEERIELAKQLVENATIPSAEKLIEEAEKKLEMAKLAYKEGKYGEAFGLAVAAKNIAEVVIARAGEEFEKKISANYSLKLELKIRVLEKIMLRLKARGIDVSTELQLLEQAKQALNAGNVQIAKNLIEEIEKGLKVKLKEERESRIKKPEKPGRGERP, from the coding sequence ATGAGATGGGTTGGAGCGGCCGGTATTATAGTGTTATTAATTATGAGTATAGTTGGCTTACCTGAGACACAGGCAGCAACTCAGAACATAGTAATACTAGTAAGTGACAATGAGGCAGACTTAACACTGGCCCAGAAGATAAGTGATGTACTAAACGCAACTGTCGTTGTCACAAAGTGGGGAGTGTATAACGACACGATAACTGCAGAAATATCGGAGCTTAATCCTGACTTGGTAATAATAATAGGTGGTCCTCTAGCAGTAGTCTCACTTTACGAGGAGGAACTCCAGGCCTTGGGAATAAATGTTACAAGAGTTGGAGGCAGGGACAGGGTTGAGACAAGCGAAAAGGCAGTTGAGTTGATACTTCAAATGTATCCAGAGCTAGCAGAAAACCTAACTCTAGCCTTGGCCTATGGATGGGACTACGCTGCTATGATGCAGATCAGAAATCAGAGTGGAGTTATACCTCTACTCGTTAAAAATGACACCTTGAACATGACAATAGCCTCCAAGTTTAGAAACGTGGAAATCGTGAGGAGTAGATTTAGTGAGAAAGTAATGGAAAGAGTCAGGGAGAAAGTCGGAAATGTTAGTAGGGAAATTTTCGTAAATATAACCGCAGAGAGAGCTGAGGATGTTATAAAGGTTGCAGAGGAGAGAATTGAACTTGCGAAGCAACTTGTTGAGAATGCAACAATTCCAAGTGCAGAGAAGCTCATTGAAGAGGCTGAGAAGAAGCTGGAGATGGCCAAACTGGCATATAAAGAGGGCAAGTATGGAGAGGCCTTTGGACTAGCCGTTGCAGCAAAGAACATAGCTGAAGTAGTGATAGCTCGGGCTGGAGAAGAATTTGAGAAGAAAATATCTGCAAACTACTCCCTGAAACTTGAGCTGAAGATTAGAGTTCTAGAAAAGATCATGCTGAGGCTTAAGGCAAGAGGAATTGATGTTTCAACTGAACTTCAACTACTTGAGCAGGCCAAACAAGCTTTAAATGCTGGAAATGTTCAAATTGCTAAGAACTTAATTGAAGAGATCGAAAAAGGGCTTAAGGTGAAGTTAAAAGAGGAAAGGGAGAGCAGGATTAAAAAACCAGAGAAGCCGGGGAGGGGTGAGAGGCCGTGA
- a CDS encoding ATP-NAD kinase family protein, whose product MKIGLIVNPIAGMGGRVALKGTDGVVEEAIKRGARPVTPELARLFLKELEGYGVNVEFLTGPGPLGEDILKEFHFPYHVLRHRDIKWRNIMGVKIPDTTAEDTKFLAKQMLDKVMLIVFAGGDGTARDIAEVVGKKVPILGIPTGVKMFSGVFATSPEDAAKVLAEFTKGNAKIEERAVMDLDEDSYRRDELKARKFYDVLTPIVESLVQGSKEAVKIDEEEELEALTEAVAEDILLEDGIYFLGAGSTIKRIKDKIGIQGTLLGVDVVEVKDGKARLLVKDASESDLLKFLHKNPKIVVTVIGGLNFLFGRGNQQFSPEVLRKIPKENIIVVATQSKIRDGIVRVYTGDKNVDSKFKGYIKIRVSPWMEKLVKVI is encoded by the coding sequence ATGAAAATTGGGCTTATAGTTAATCCAATAGCTGGAATGGGTGGAAGAGTGGCACTTAAGGGCACTGATGGGGTTGTTGAAGAGGCTATAAAGAGAGGAGCTAGACCGGTAACTCCAGAACTTGCCAGACTTTTCCTTAAAGAACTTGAGGGATATGGAGTGAATGTAGAGTTCTTGACGGGTCCTGGACCGTTGGGAGAGGACATACTGAAAGAGTTTCACTTCCCTTATCATGTCCTGAGGCATAGGGATATCAAGTGGAGGAATATTATGGGAGTTAAAATTCCAGATACAACGGCGGAAGATACAAAGTTCTTAGCTAAGCAAATGCTCGATAAAGTTATGCTGATAGTTTTTGCAGGCGGGGATGGAACCGCTAGAGACATAGCCGAGGTTGTTGGCAAAAAGGTTCCTATCCTTGGAATTCCCACTGGGGTTAAGATGTTCTCTGGTGTTTTTGCTACCTCCCCAGAGGATGCAGCCAAAGTTCTAGCTGAATTCACCAAAGGGAATGCTAAAATCGAGGAAAGGGCTGTCATGGATCTTGATGAAGACTCCTACAGGAGAGATGAACTCAAGGCAAGGAAATTCTACGATGTTCTAACTCCGATAGTTGAGAGCTTGGTTCAAGGGAGTAAAGAGGCTGTTAAGATTGATGAAGAAGAAGAGCTCGAGGCACTAACAGAAGCTGTTGCAGAGGACATACTGCTTGAAGATGGCATATACTTCCTTGGAGCTGGTTCAACTATAAAGAGGATAAAGGATAAGATAGGGATTCAGGGAACTCTCTTAGGTGTTGATGTGGTCGAGGTCAAAGATGGAAAGGCTAGACTTCTAGTTAAAGATGCCAGTGAAAGTGATCTGCTCAAGTTTCTTCACAAAAATCCAAAAATCGTGGTTACGGTAATTGGAGGGTTGAACTTCTTGTTTGGGAGAGGAAATCAGCAGTTCTCTCCAGAGGTTCTGAGGAAGATTCCGAAGGAAAATATCATTGTAGTTGCTACTCAATCTAAGATTAGGGATGGCATCGTTAGGGTTTATACTGGTGATAAGAATGTTGACAGCAAATTCAAGGGCTATATAAAAATCAGAGTATCTCCATGGATGGAAAAGCTTGTTAAAGTTATCTGA